A DNA window from Paenibacillus andongensis contains the following coding sequences:
- a CDS encoding response regulator has product MYKLVIVDDEPAVRGGLSKFVEWSNYGIVLAGTADDGDTGLELIERVKPDIVLTDVMMPVMDGIQMSREIRERFPETKIVFISGHNEANLLRSALQIHAADYIFKPVKRTELQKVIEGVVRDLLTEEKEQQRLKDMQVKLTQSMPLLREKFLMALIQDGDAKPDVLRERAAFLNLELPLETPYLVLVITIDDSKEVLGSRSERDKQLMSYSLLNVVQELIDQYLHGYAFENRSAEYVGLLVLDDQLIDPESTLLSLAEAIRDNLRRWLNISVTIGVGERAENIRMLPASFRHARDAADQKWYMGKNQVITMDSLEIGAVSPIRFGTSQSERLVSVLKSGEKQQLELEMESILEPLAQIRKDGFKYGRQVGLQMIALAGRLLLDLNLLTREKDEEEAWALDRLLKLETMADLKTFVSDYLYSICCWIQEKRSGRSSNVIEQIQRFISENYAKNLSIAEIAASVYLSQTYVSLLFKQETGETIYEYLMKVRIAKAKELLVDPRIKFYEVCELVGYTDPSYFSKLFKKITGLTPSAYRDQQ; this is encoded by the coding sequence ATGTATAAACTGGTTATTGTCGATGATGAACCTGCTGTCCGAGGAGGGCTCAGCAAATTCGTCGAGTGGAGCAATTATGGGATTGTTCTCGCTGGCACAGCGGACGACGGCGATACGGGGCTGGAACTGATTGAACGGGTGAAGCCCGACATCGTGCTGACGGATGTGATGATGCCTGTCATGGACGGCATCCAAATGTCGAGGGAGATTCGAGAGCGGTTCCCCGAGACAAAGATCGTTTTCATCAGCGGCCACAATGAAGCCAACCTTTTGCGTTCGGCATTACAGATTCATGCTGCCGATTATATTTTCAAACCGGTCAAGCGGACTGAGCTCCAAAAGGTCATTGAAGGAGTCGTTCGGGACTTGCTGACGGAAGAGAAGGAGCAGCAACGGCTCAAAGACATGCAGGTAAAATTGACACAGAGTATGCCACTGCTTAGAGAGAAATTTCTAATGGCGCTGATCCAGGACGGGGACGCAAAGCCGGATGTGCTGCGGGAAAGAGCGGCATTTCTCAATCTGGAACTGCCGCTTGAAACGCCATATCTCGTACTCGTGATAACCATTGACGATTCAAAAGAGGTGCTCGGCAGCCGTTCGGAGAGGGACAAGCAGCTGATGTCTTACTCACTCTTGAACGTCGTTCAAGAACTAATTGATCAGTACCTGCATGGGTATGCATTCGAGAACAGATCCGCAGAATACGTTGGGCTGTTGGTACTTGACGATCAGTTGATTGACCCGGAGTCTACGCTGCTTTCGCTGGCAGAGGCGATCCGCGATAATCTGCGGCGCTGGCTGAATATTAGTGTCACGATTGGGGTAGGCGAGCGCGCCGAAAATATCCGGATGCTTCCAGCGTCTTTTCGGCATGCCCGCGACGCGGCGGACCAAAAGTGGTACATGGGCAAGAATCAAGTGATCACAATGGACAGTCTGGAAATTGGAGCAGTCAGTCCGATTCGGTTCGGTACCAGCCAGAGTGAGCGACTGGTATCCGTGCTGAAATCGGGAGAGAAGCAACAATTGGAGTTGGAAATGGAAAGCATTCTCGAGCCGCTGGCGCAAATTCGTAAGGACGGCTTCAAGTACGGCCGGCAGGTAGGACTGCAAATGATCGCTCTCGCCGGAAGGTTGCTGCTTGACCTTAATCTGCTTACCCGTGAGAAGGATGAGGAGGAAGCTTGGGCGCTGGATCGGCTCCTGAAGCTGGAAACGATGGCGGATTTGAAAACCTTTGTAAGCGATTACCTGTATAGCATTTGCTGCTGGATTCAGGAGAAGCGTAGCGGTCGATCGAGTAATGTGATCGAACAGATTCAGAGGTTTATTTCCGAGAATTATGCCAAGAACCTGTCAATCGCAGAGATTGCAGCTAGCGTTTACCTCAGCCAAACCTATGTCAGCTTATTATTCAAGCAGGAGACTGGCGAGACGATATACGAATATTTGATGAAGGTCCGTATCGCGAAAGCGAAGGAATTGCTTGTGGATCCCCGCATCAAGTTCTACGAAGTTTGCGAGCTTGTCGGCTACACGGATCCAAGCTATTTCAGCAAGCTGTTCAAGAAGATAACCGGACTTACACCAAGCGCTTATCGGGACCAGCAATAG
- a CDS encoding sensor histidine kinase, with protein sequence MQKRRIRASNLWEGVVAARRWMLAYGLMIFLPVCIMLFVYYEQSSRILQEEVTQTMQQTLKQAGINLSSKLNYVQNSSNSIFMNHKLYENLDPASPIIERITQSKELRNLLESVQTAPDIVRARVFTDSGNLYGFDLLNLFPLDSLKDRPWHKEVINAGGSIVWTGIYEENYLDSGPARILSCARLLRHPRNFDQSLGVLMLDVPEKMVADIISELNFPAQSRVYIVDRSGTIIYSADQSLIGTKTALASESDEGILERSENGVDVFEVRAPIKAVDWRLVLEVPKTGLTHRTTTLSQWSGIATVAGMTIMFLILVFMLLAFVINGMNRRIKSVVKTIRTEGVEGLEEPGGDFRLLERVVDHLVHRVKDLMEEAYRSKMLEREAELRALQAQINPHFLYNTLDTINWLAISREADDISHLIESLSDYFRLSLNKGKDYVCVADELELARVYLEIQQNRFPSTFEFVIEESPEANRCIIPKLTLQPIVENALLHGIRKDKSKTGTICIRAEQFGDELEITVKDDGIGMEEQLASSLLSTSRPLQHAEGSGSSYGLYNVNELIKLLAGYEYGLTVRSRPGDGTVVIVRLKAMQEKQTK encoded by the coding sequence TTGCAAAAAAGAAGGATCCGCGCCTCCAATTTGTGGGAAGGCGTTGTGGCGGCCAGGAGGTGGATGCTCGCCTACGGACTGATGATTTTCCTGCCGGTATGCATCATGCTGTTCGTCTATTATGAACAATCCTCCCGGATTTTGCAGGAGGAAGTGACCCAGACCATGCAGCAAACGCTGAAACAGGCAGGTATTAATTTAAGCTCGAAGCTCAACTATGTGCAGAATTCATCCAATTCTATCTTCATGAACCATAAGCTGTATGAGAATTTGGATCCCGCTTCTCCGATCATCGAGCGCATCACACAGTCGAAGGAACTGCGCAATTTGCTTGAATCGGTTCAAACGGCGCCGGATATTGTCAGGGCGCGTGTTTTTACCGATTCGGGAAATCTATACGGCTTCGATTTATTGAATCTTTTTCCGCTAGATAGCTTGAAGGATCGCCCTTGGCACAAAGAAGTCATAAACGCGGGCGGCAGCATCGTGTGGACGGGCATCTACGAAGAAAACTATCTGGACTCAGGACCAGCACGGATTCTTTCCTGTGCCCGCTTGTTGCGACACCCGCGAAATTTTGATCAAAGTCTTGGTGTGCTGATGCTTGACGTTCCCGAGAAGATGGTCGCTGACATCATTTCCGAGCTTAATTTTCCAGCTCAAAGCCGTGTCTATATCGTGGATCGCAGTGGGACTATCATTTACAGCGCGGATCAATCGTTGATCGGCACAAAGACTGCCCTCGCGAGTGAGTCCGATGAAGGAATCCTCGAACGGTCTGAAAACGGTGTGGACGTGTTTGAGGTGCGTGCACCCATCAAGGCTGTGGATTGGCGTCTCGTGCTGGAGGTGCCTAAGACTGGCCTGACGCATCGCACAACCACGTTAAGTCAGTGGTCCGGCATTGCGACGGTCGCCGGTATGACGATCATGTTTTTAATTTTGGTATTCATGTTATTGGCGTTCGTTATTAACGGGATGAACCGCCGGATCAAATCGGTCGTCAAGACGATCCGCACGGAAGGCGTCGAAGGGCTGGAGGAGCCGGGAGGCGACTTCCGTTTGCTTGAGCGAGTTGTCGATCATTTGGTGCATCGGGTGAAGGATTTGATGGAGGAAGCTTACCGTTCGAAAATGCTGGAGCGGGAGGCTGAACTTCGCGCGTTGCAAGCACAGATCAATCCGCACTTTCTCTACAATACGCTGGATACGATCAATTGGCTGGCGATCTCTCGCGAAGCCGACGATATCAGCCATCTGATCGAGAGCCTGTCCGACTATTTCCGTCTAAGCCTGAACAAAGGGAAGGACTATGTCTGCGTAGCGGATGAACTGGAGCTCGCGCGAGTCTATTTGGAGATTCAGCAGAACCGGTTCCCTTCCACCTTCGAGTTCGTGATTGAAGAGAGTCCGGAGGCGAACCGGTGCATCATTCCAAAGCTGACGCTGCAACCCATCGTCGAGAATGCGCTGCTGCACGGCATCCGCAAGGACAAGAGTAAAACAGGGACCATCTGCATTCGCGCAGAGCAGTTTGGTGACGAGCTTGAGATTACCGTCAAAGATGATGGGATCGGTATGGAGGAGCAACTGGCCTCCAGCCTTTTGTCCACATCGCGCCCTTTGCAGCATGCCGAAGGAAGTGGCAGCTCGTATGGTCTTTACAATGTGAACGAGCTAATCAAGCTGCTGGCCGGTTACGAATATGGACTAACGGTCCGATCCCGTCCAGGCGATGGCACTGTCGTGATCGTTCGACTCAAGGCGATGCAAGAGAAACAAACTAAGTAG
- a CDS encoding ABC transporter permease gives MNGKAGEAKVSRKRESRWRLVWRNFDTYVLLLPGLLLLLLFKYTPMYGVLIAFQDYNIFDGIVGSKWVGLEQFRKLMQSAEFMQVFTNTLLISVYKIVLLFPIPILIALLLNEIRFTGFKRTIQTIIYMPHFLSWVIISGLFMTILSPSDGLVNSVIQWLGGESIRFFMDNHVFRSVVVFTAGWKEIGWNAIIFIAALASVEQEQYEAASIDGANRLRQMWHISLPGIVPTIILMLILRLGMVLDAGSEQILTMYNPTVYASGDVIGTFVYRMGLGKMDYSFSTAVGLFNSVVGFILIVSGNWLSRKMLNRGIW, from the coding sequence TTGAATGGAAAGGCAGGGGAGGCCAAGGTTTCGCGCAAACGTGAAAGCAGATGGCGGCTGGTATGGCGGAACTTCGATACCTACGTGCTTCTGTTGCCTGGGCTGCTTTTACTGCTGCTATTCAAATACACGCCGATGTACGGAGTCTTGATAGCGTTTCAGGATTACAACATTTTCGACGGGATCGTAGGAAGCAAGTGGGTTGGACTTGAACAGTTCCGCAAGCTCATGCAATCGGCGGAATTCATGCAAGTGTTCACGAATACGTTGCTCATCAGTGTATACAAGATCGTGCTTCTGTTCCCTATACCGATTCTTATCGCCCTGCTGCTGAACGAGATTCGGTTCACAGGGTTCAAACGGACCATCCAGACGATTATCTACATGCCTCACTTCTTGTCCTGGGTCATCATCTCCGGCTTGTTCATGACGATCTTGTCTCCTTCCGACGGACTTGTCAACTCCGTCATTCAATGGCTCGGCGGCGAATCGATCCGATTTTTTATGGACAACCATGTGTTCCGAAGCGTCGTCGTATTCACTGCAGGCTGGAAGGAGATCGGCTGGAACGCGATCATCTTCATCGCCGCTCTCGCCAGTGTCGAGCAGGAACAATACGAGGCGGCTTCGATCGACGGAGCTAACCGGCTGCGGCAGATGTGGCATATCTCGCTTCCCGGCATTGTGCCGACGATCATCCTGATGCTCATTCTCCGCCTTGGCATGGTGCTAGACGCGGGCTCAGAGCAGATACTAACGATGTATAACCCTACGGTCTACGCATCCGGCGACGTCATCGGCACCTTCGTCTACAGGATGGGTCTCGGCAAGATGGATTACAGCTTCAGCACCGCGGTCGGCCTTTTCAATTCGGTCGTCGGCTTCATTCTCATCGTCTCCGGCAACTGGCTCAGCAGAAAAATGCTGAACCGTGGGATCTGGTAA
- a CDS encoding carbohydrate ABC transporter permease, which yields MHIRKRTFSDWVLDTFVYGFMIVLGLITLLPMIHVFSKSVSSDWALVSGRVNLLPVGFQLDTLVNVATSHAFGRAFVISVIVTVAGTLLSILVTAITAYPLSKRHLPGISAIMILFVFTMLFSGGLIPNYLLIRELHLLNNLWSLILPAMISVFNMLVIKSYYEGLPEALEESARIDGAKTYTILFRIILPLSMPVLAAIALFYAVGFWNDYFSPMLYISDPLLKTLQLHLRDIVMENDTANALNKSADDLMNMSPESIRAATVVASTVPILLVYPFLQKYFIKGVLIGSVKG from the coding sequence ATGCATATCCGTAAAAGAACGTTCAGCGACTGGGTATTAGACACCTTCGTATACGGCTTCATGATCGTGTTAGGACTGATTACCTTACTACCCATGATCCACGTGTTCTCCAAATCCGTCAGCTCGGATTGGGCGCTTGTATCGGGACGAGTGAACCTGCTGCCGGTCGGCTTCCAGCTCGATACGCTGGTAAACGTCGCCACCTCCCACGCATTCGGCCGAGCTTTCGTCATTTCGGTCATCGTGACAGTAGCTGGGACACTGCTAAGCATTTTGGTGACAGCAATCACCGCCTATCCGCTGTCTAAGCGGCATCTGCCCGGCATCTCGGCAATCATGATATTGTTCGTCTTCACCATGCTGTTTAGCGGAGGACTCATTCCGAATTACCTGTTGATCCGTGAGCTGCACCTGTTAAACAATCTATGGTCTCTCATCTTGCCAGCCATGATCAGTGTGTTCAATATGCTGGTAATCAAAAGCTATTACGAAGGGCTTCCCGAAGCGCTTGAAGAATCGGCGCGGATCGACGGAGCGAAAACATATACGATTCTGTTCCGCATCATTCTTCCGCTCAGCATGCCTGTTCTGGCTGCGATCGCCTTGTTCTATGCGGTTGGCTTCTGGAACGATTACTTCAGTCCGATGCTTTACATTAGCGATCCTTTGTTGAAAACTCTTCAACTGCATTTGCGCGATATCGTGATGGAGAACGATACGGCGAACGCGCTTAACAAGTCGGCCGACGATCTGATGAATATGTCACCGGAAAGTATCCGGGCCGCTACGGTAGTGGCATCTACCGTACCCATTCTTCTCGTATACCCGTTCCTTCAGAAGTATTTTATTAAGGGTGTATTGATCGGTTCCGTCAAAGGTTAA
- a CDS encoding extracellular solute-binding protein, translating into MKKTMKWAALPIAVSLMLLSACGSNSAGEKSSSSPAPSSQPANAGPKPELKALMRLGPNFAKDPIAMMLEEKTGYKVNYEALPVDKPEDKLNLLIASSEPYDIVSTGGDSSSKAIYADYAKKGALVDLTPLIDKYGKNIKASLSKETLENAKVDGKIYAIPTRSLESVGTSLMIRKDWLDKLGLQVPSTLDELMVVLKAFKEKDPGGNGAKNVPLSIKGDAPMVDNLIGAFGMVNDWNDVNGKLIPRAMNPSFKEYLTYMSDLYKQGLLDQEFAINKDATVKEKFTNGKAGVIVLHWADIPTIDDALKKNIPGATYVYIPALIGKNGQAGLAQSSGFDRLTFVPKASKHPEDAIKWMDAKLEPDTFKNMAIGVEGTHHTVKDGNYFPILPIFNDERGSASNYLTGIDETKYPIYWQARVRKDDRLYKGWEFLNKLQKPEVFKKNPLGLAPYFPNYSKENAQLNQMVNDYAIKIIVGGEQLTGFDAFTDKFKKAGGQTSYDEINAWYATTRK; encoded by the coding sequence ATGAAGAAAACGATGAAATGGGCCGCGCTCCCTATAGCGGTCAGCTTGATGCTTCTGTCTGCTTGCGGCTCAAACAGTGCAGGGGAGAAAAGCTCCAGCTCCCCGGCACCGTCCTCCCAGCCAGCGAATGCCGGCCCCAAGCCTGAATTGAAAGCGCTCATGCGTTTAGGCCCGAACTTCGCGAAAGACCCAATTGCCATGATGCTGGAAGAGAAGACGGGCTACAAAGTTAATTACGAAGCGCTTCCTGTAGATAAGCCGGAGGACAAACTCAATCTCTTGATCGCTTCCTCCGAGCCTTACGATATCGTCTCGACAGGCGGGGACAGCAGCTCCAAAGCCATCTATGCCGATTATGCCAAAAAAGGCGCGCTGGTCGATCTGACTCCGCTGATTGACAAGTATGGAAAAAATATTAAAGCGTCGTTGTCCAAAGAGACGCTGGAAAATGCCAAAGTCGACGGTAAAATCTATGCGATTCCGACCCGCTCCCTCGAATCCGTCGGCACGAGCCTGATGATTCGCAAGGATTGGTTGGATAAGCTCGGTTTGCAAGTACCGTCAACGCTTGACGAACTGATGGTTGTCCTCAAGGCATTTAAGGAGAAAGATCCTGGCGGCAACGGAGCTAAGAACGTGCCTTTGTCCATTAAGGGTGACGCACCGATGGTCGACAATCTCATCGGCGCCTTCGGCATGGTCAACGATTGGAACGATGTGAACGGTAAGCTGATCCCACGAGCTATGAACCCATCGTTTAAAGAATATTTGACTTATATGTCCGATCTTTACAAGCAAGGGCTGCTGGATCAAGAGTTTGCGATTAATAAGGACGCAACTGTGAAAGAGAAGTTTACGAACGGCAAGGCGGGTGTCATCGTGTTGCATTGGGCCGACATTCCAACGATCGACGATGCACTCAAGAAGAACATCCCAGGAGCCACTTATGTGTACATTCCTGCGCTGATAGGCAAGAACGGTCAGGCAGGTTTGGCGCAGTCCTCCGGATTCGATCGACTGACTTTCGTTCCTAAAGCATCCAAACATCCGGAAGATGCGATCAAATGGATGGATGCCAAGCTCGAACCGGATACGTTCAAAAATATGGCGATTGGCGTCGAAGGTACGCATCATACGGTTAAAGACGGAAATTATTTCCCGATTTTGCCGATTTTCAATGACGAGAGAGGTTCGGCAAGCAACTATTTGACCGGCATCGACGAAACGAAATACCCGATTTACTGGCAGGCTCGCGTTCGCAAAGATGATCGGCTCTACAAGGGTTGGGAATTTCTAAACAAGCTGCAAAAACCGGAAGTGTTCAAGAAGAATCCGCTTGGATTAGCGCCTTACTTCCCGAATTACTCGAAGGAGAATGCGCAGCTTAACCAAATGGTCAACGATTATGCGATTAAAATCATCGTCGGCGGCGAACAGCTTACAGGGTTCGATGCATTTACAGATAAATTCAAAAAAGCCGGCGGCCAAACGAGCTACGACGAAATCAACGCTTGGTACGCGACCACTCGTAAATGA